The Arachis ipaensis cultivar K30076 chromosome B03, Araip1.1, whole genome shotgun sequence region ATAGACCTCGTGAACATATGACGCCAATTAAGGCGGGAGTAGGCGCAACATGCAATGGCGTGGCAACAAGGATAATGCAGCGCCTGAAAGTGGCCACAGTCGCATCTGTGATCTTTAAGGGAAACTCTATAGCTACCCAGCGAGAAGCGCCCAGTTGGTGTTGTCTCGGCCACGGTGTACTCCGATTGATGCCTGTCGTATAACGTGACAGTGAAGCACCTTGAGTCTCTTAGATTCCGATCAATTGCCTTGGCCAATGCCTGGCAAAATTCATTACCAGATCCGAGTTGTGCCTCTGCTGTTTGTCCCCGTACCACAAAAAGCTGAGCAAGCCTCCCGTAAGTTGACTGAACCAACGATGTGACCGGGAGGTTTCGAGTTCCCTTTAGCACCGAGTTCACACATTCACTGATATTGGTTGTCATGTGCCCGAACCGTCTACCACTATCCTTCCACAAGGGCGAATGCAATGGGGAGGATGTTGGAGTTCCCATCCTGCGCTATCACCAACAGCAATGTCcctccatacttgccatacaAGTGGGTACCGTCAATACTGACGAGGGGCTTGTAATGACGGAATGCCTTGATACAGGGTGGGAATGTCCAGAATAATCGGTGAAAGTACACCGTCGACTCATCAACCTCACCACGAAGCCAAACAGGAGAGGTCTTCAACACGGTTATTGTTCCGGCCATTGTTGACTGTACTCCTAGCATCCAACGTGGCAACTCCGCGTACGACTCTTTCCAATCTCCATATATTTGTACCACTGCCTTCTACTTCGCCATCCAAACCTTCCTGTAACTAGGCCTGAAACCATAATCGGCTTCTGTAGCTTGTTGCAGTACCTTTACCGTAACTGCAGCATCTGCCCTAACCAACGGAAGAATCCTCGCACAGATAACGTGGTAATCCAGCTGACGGTGATCACTGGAAATAGAGGTTGCCAAGCATGTGTGTGGCCCGTTGTACCTCCTAACCTCCCAAGTGCCCTTTCGTGCACGCAGTGCAATGCGAATCAACCAAGTACAACCCTTGCCGAATTGCTTGCAGTTTCCATGATACTTCAGATGATCTGATTCGATGACTCTATACTCAACACCTCGCCGGATGCTATAGTCCTTCACACTCAGCAGTCAGCACAGCCTCATCTTTATTCTGGAAAGATTGCCCAATCTGAAATTCTGTAGAAGAGCCCCCGACCGTGTTACCACCGTCCTCCTGTTGACCAAGAACCTCCAAGTTTAGTGTGGAGAAGTGTGGAGGGTACTGTTGAGAAGCAGAACTTGAAGGCCCATGCTACGCATGTGGATTGGCACCTGTGTCGTCGTCGCTGTCCCCGATGATATCGACAGGCTCCTGGTCAGAGTCATCGTCACACATTGCATTCTCTACTCTATCAGGTTCACCAAAGCCTTCCATATAAGGTAACTGGCAACCACCGGTGCCCACGACATCAGGCTGCTCAAAGATTCCTTCATTCTCCAACTGTACAGAACCAACAACCACCGTTCGCTCTAAATCAGCCGCGAACGTAGGGGAACCCACCGGCGGAAGATACGGTCTGACCGCAGGCATCAAACTAGACGCACCTCCCGCGGCAGTCGAGCTATGAAATGGAGCTGATGCCCCAGAACTATCGACACCAACCTCCAACTTCGCAAACAACTCGTGAATTCGGATCTCTGGAAAACTCCTAACACAATGGAACAGAACCCTAATATCTTCATCAGCCGCTAGCACAAAGGTATCATACTGAACACCCGTCGAGACAACTGCGATGGGAATCTTGTAGAATAGCTTCTTCACCCACTTCGTACCAAAGACGCCAAGCTTCTGCAAGATGCTGTTCTTTAGATCTGACAAAGTGCTTGACGAACTGATGAACACACTCAATGGTTCTTTGTCTGTGAACTTCACACCATGGCTtttgctttttttaatttttccaaaACAATGCACTAAGGCAAGAACACTCTCCTCCTCACTTGCCATTGTGAGAATGATCTCTTGTGCAAGTAGAATGTCACCCACATATATATAGAATTTCGGTGTTCCTAAACCGTTGTAACCTACAACGGTTTACGGTCAAATTTTCTCCTTCATAAACCGTTGGAGCTTGCCACGGTTTACACACAAACCACACAATTCATAATCCGTGGTAGGTTGCCACGGTTTATGTTAAAATTGTAAACCGTGGTAGCTTCTCACAGTTTACATAGAAGTGTCAATTTGCACAATCAGATAAGAAATATCTATTTTGTGTATTTGAGTAAAGCTTTcacctattttatttatttgggtAAATTACCCTAATATCAAcgttaaataaaaataagatttttttttagcTAACACAAAATCAGTCAATAtgattaactattttaattaaatttcaaataatGTTGTTCTCCCTTTAAACACAATATCATTgaggttttaaaaaaaaaaaaataatcaaatattgAACGGGTTAAGTTATTGGTTGAGAAGTTTAGAGTCTTATTTAGAGTTCAGTtagaattattgaattattttttaattaaataatatataaaattatacatGAAAATATCATCAGTCACATAATGCAACATTTTTAACTTACCACAAATTTCTTTGGTAAGTTGCCACTCCTCATTACCTAGCACAAATATATGAGTTGGGTCTTCGTGTCTTAATTGAGAAGAAACATCTCTATACAACTATGTAGTTTTTAATATCACATAAGTAGAGTTCCTTCTAAGAGAGAATGTGAATTTAAAGGGGATGTGAAGAAGAGAGCAAAAGGGGTAAAAGGAGAACAGAGAACTAAATCAGGTGGAGAGTACCAAGCACATCcattttgatttgttatttttgttttgaTAAGGTATTGGTTTTGATTTGTTATTTGTTTTTTTAGGTTTTGATCTTAGATTTGAATATACTGATATTTTTATGATActgtttttatattttaaatgcaAAAGAGAAAATGTCTGAGACATTAAAGCTGAAGATGTATTTTTTACAATCATTTAATTGGGTATTATTAAAGCAGTTAATATTTTAAATTGTGAATGATATTGTGAATTTATTGGCtgattttatattttatgttgGCTAATAATTTTCTAAATTGTGAATAGAGGTGTTTTTGGATCGGATCCGATCTGCATATCCGCAGTATccgaatccgatccgaaaattacGGATATAGGTTCGATTCGCAAGGATATCGGATTGGATCCGATCCGTACACTAATAGGATCGAATTGCGGATTTTGTGTAGGTATTCGCATATccgatctgcaaaaataaagaaatcaataagtaatattctttttatgttttatttcaactaataattatcatatttttttaacaaaaataattttataaattatttttatgttttgcggATATACTCGATTTGATTCGACCTGTAAATATGCGAGTTGCGATTCGAATTGGATCGGatccaaatttaaaaattgtGGATATTGGATCCAATCCGATCCGCATTTACTCCTAACTGTAAATCATATTGTGACTATTTATTGGctgctttatattttatattggcTGAGTAGCATTTTTCATGTTTAAAATTGACCAAATTCCATTATTTAATTGACAATTTTAGTTGTATACTATTAGTTACCTAAAAATACGGTTTCTTTTTGTCTCATTTAGTAATTACAGAATATTTAGAAAAATAAGGAATGCTAATAATTACTCttcaattcaattttaattttatcttttaacaCATGATTAATTAGTTAATTGGTGTAAAATAAGCATAACAATTATTAATATATCTACTTATAGTACCAGGGCCATCCGTCTTGCCTTTGTAAAGTCTTATAGTCATTATAGAGTGATTAAGCTGGATCTCAATAGAGATTTGCAATTTATCAATACTAGCTAATAACTTATAAATACTAGGATTTAGTAAGAAGGCACAGATTGCTAGATTAATTAAGAGAAAATATAGGTAATCAATTTGATATCTATTTAATTCGGTAACTTAGcagctaattttttaaaaaatcaatttttaaaataaaaaaaaaaagtagatttGCGCTTAAAAAATATGCACACTTTCATTCCAATGACGCCACATCCTCTTCCTTTAACTATTTCCGCCGTGCCCTTTGCGTCCAGCTTTTTTTATTGCGACGCCGCGGCATCCCCTTCTAACTCTCCTCGTCGTGCCTTCCGTGTGCAACTCCTCTCGTTGCGACGCCTTCTAATTTTTCAGTGTCTTTCTTCTCTAACTCACTTTCNNNNNNNNNNNNNNNNNNNNNNNNNNNNNNNNNNNNNNNNNNNNNNNNNNNNNNNNNNNNNNNNNNNNNNNNNNNNNNNNNNNNNAATtcgaatataaaaaaaatttaaaatgatatttttttaataatttattttatttattttttattatatattctcaaaaaaaaTATCTACTACTAACAAACAATGATGATGTGACACAGTAACTGAGGCAATTAGAGGTGATACTAAACAATGTGACTaaagattttgtaattttttttaccgTAAATATAAGAGGGAAAGTAAGATTAAAATTATggttgatttaaattttttttttggttggacTTTTTCACATTCCATATACTAGTTGCTTACTTTGACAaagttgattaattaattaatataaaaactCCTTAACCAAGATGCTTTATTGGCAAGCACTTCCTTGATTTAGAATGGgaattttcctttcttttccatttcttcctttttctttttaaatatatCCTATCACTTCCGTAATCATATGATTTGGAACTTTGTCAAACTATTTTTCTGATATAAAAATCTTTGGAGTCTTAGTATTGTGATAAGATCACGGAAGAAGGTACCTAGAAAACACTTGGGCACGCAGATAATAAGCAAGCACACCCACAGATAGAGAGATTAAAGAGCATATACCCTacatgtgggaattgtttgtggACCAagcgaaaataaataaataagtaataaaataaaagataaaacagTATAGTGAGGGTAAACAATTCACGAGTGCATTACACACTACTATATATCCTTTTACATATGTAtctcttttctttcatttctttcaCAGCTCATATACCCTTAAATCCCTTTAATCAATATAAAATTTCTCATATATATGACTTACTGCAACGATGGGTGACATTAAAGAGGCTTTTTTTTACGTAAATGCGCATGCAAATAACTTTAATTCTCAAAATGCGCATggctgaaaatatttttgaaaatacgCACGGTCAACTCGCAAAAATCACAAACGAAATGGAAATAAGATACATATCAAGGGGGGTGTCCACGAAATGGGTTCTGACCACTGACACAATTCATTTCATTTGTTTCAGGAACAAAATAGAGCACCTCACACATGGCACACACGAAATGCACCATGTCACTCATGGCACACACGAAATGGCCCAACTCACATATGACATCCACGAGTTGGACACTTCATGGGAGGCACACACGAAATGGCCATCCTCACGTGTGGCAGGCACGAAATGGGGAGGGGGCCAGTCAAAGCAGCAAGTCTCAGTGTTGCAGTTCCCGTACGAGCATGTATTGGGTGATTGAGAGGCAATTTATTGTTGTCTTGTGAGTGTGAAGCATATAAAAGGAGGTGAAGGGAGGGGAGGGGACCAATTCGAAggtaaaaaagagaagagaagtagTGGGTTGCATGAGAAAGTTTTATTTGTTGGTGTGGTGAAAAAAATTTTGTGCCGGaagaataatttttattattaaaaaatgagTAGAAGTGGAATTAATGTGGAAGAAAACCTTAATAGGTTGGATGAAATGTGAAAT contains the following coding sequences:
- the LOC107632592 gene encoding uncharacterized protein LOC107632592, which produces MASEEESVLALVHCFGKIKKSKSHGVKFTDKEPLSVFISSSSTLSDLKNSILQKLGVFGTKWVKKLFYKIPIAVVSTGVQYDTFVLAADEDIRVLFHCVRSFPEIRIHELFAKLEVGVDSSGASAPFHSSTAAGGASSLMPAVRPYLPPVGSPTFAADLERTVVVGSVQLENEGIFEQPDVVGTGGCQLPYMEGFGEPDRVENAMCDDDSDQEPVDIIGDSDDDTGANPHAIRRGVEYRVIESDHLKYHGNCKQFGKGCTWLIRIALRARKGTWEVRRYNGPHTCLATSISSDHRQLDYHVICARILPLVRADAAVTVKVLQQATEADYGFRPSYRKVWMAK